AGCGGATACCAAAGGCTCATTCCGAGCAGGGCCTGCTGGATGATGGCCACCATCAAAAAACCGTAGTTGTCGAAAAACATGCCCATCCTAAACCTTCTGGATGGTTTGCTGGCCAAGGAGCCCCTGGGGGCGGGCCAGAAGAATGACGAAAAGCATGACAAAGGCCACGGCCTCTTTCATGGACGAATAGTCGGGGGGCAAAAAGGCCTCGCCCAGACCGATGACCAGCCCGCCGAGGACCGCGCCGGGAATGCTGCCGAGGCCGCCCAGCACGATGACCGCCAGCCCCTTGAGGCCGTAGCTGACACCAAAGTACGGTCCGGCCAGGCCGAAGCTCGCGCCGATGAGGGTGCCTGCCAGGCCGCCCAGAGCACCGGAGATGAAAAACGTGGACAGGATGTAGCGGTCGACGTTGATGCCGAGCAGGCTTGCGGTTTCGGGATTTTCGGCAGTGGCTTGCAGGGCCTTGCCCATGCGGGTCCGGTTCATGAACCAGGCAAGCACCAGCAACATGGCCAGGCTGACGCCCAGGATGATGAGCTGCACGGTGCGCACGGCCAGGATCTTGCCATCCATCTTGAAAATCATGGCCATGGGCAGCGAACCGAAAATGTCGGACGGGAAGGAGTATATTTCCGCGCCGACAAGAAATTGCAGGCAATTGACCAGAATGAGAGCCACCCCAAGGCTGCTGACCAGCGCCAGGAGCGGATCGGCCCCTTTGGCCCGCAGCGGCCTAAAAGCCAGCCGCTCGACCAGCACCCCCACACAACCGGCCATGATGGAGCCTCCCAGAAGCGCCAGGGGAAAAGGCAGGCTGAAAGGCAGGCTCGTGCCGGCCAGAAGGCCGTTCAGGCCGAAATCGCCGACAGCCAGGGCATAGGTGCAATATGCGCCAAGGGTGAAGACCGCGCCGTGGGCGAAGTTGATGATTCCAAGAATGGAAAAGACCAGCGTAT
This genomic interval from Deltaproteobacteria bacterium HGW-Deltaproteobacteria-18 contains the following:
- a CDS encoding flagellar biosynthesis protein FlgM, translated to MNTVYFLQNILNGLSIGSVYAIFALGYTLVFSILGIINFAHGAVFTLGAYCTYALAVGDFGLNGLLAGTSLPFSLPFPLALLGGSIMAGCVGVLVERLAFRPLRAKGADPLLALVSSLGVALILVNCLQFLVGAEIYSFPSDIFGSLPMAMIFKMDGKILAVRTVQLIILGVSLAMLLVLAWFMNRTRMGKALQATAENPETASLLGINVDRYILSTFFISGALGGLAGTLIGASFGLAGPYFGVSYGLKGLAVIVLGGLGSIPGAVLGGLVIGLGEAFLPPDYSSMKEAVAFVMLFVILLARPQGLLGQQTIQKV